Below is a genomic region from Fischerella sp. PCC 9605.
TATGGGCCGTACTCACAATTTCTAACCAAGTTGCCGCATCAATTTTTTCAGGACATAGAATCCGCCGCACTTCATCATCTAATACCTCAGCTGCTGTTCCTGGCATTGAATCCACACCAGCATCTCGCAAGGCAGTTATTACCTCCGCATAACTCAGCCCGTCAACTCTAGCGATGAATTGCACTTCTTGCGGAGAAAAAGCGTGTAGATGCAGTTGGGGAAATTCCTGTTTAATAGTTTCTACTAGCTTGAGATAATAAGGCAAAGATTTGCCGTTAATTTTTGCTGCTGGATTCAATCCCCCTTGCATACAGATTTCTGTTGCACCCCGCTGCACAGCATCTTTGGCTTTCTCCAAAATTTGCGCCCAATCCAACCAGTAAGCACCAGCCTCACCTTCATCTCGCCGGAAGGCACAAAAACTACAGTGCTGTTCGCAGATATTTGTAAAGTTGATATTACGGTTAATTACGTAGGTAACAGTTTCGCCTGTTTGTCGCTGACGCAGTTTGTCAGCTGTAGCACGAATGGCAGTAATTAAACTTGCGTCTGTTTGTTGTAACAATGTTACTCCCTGTTCGGGAGACAAATCGTAACCCATGAGGGCACGCTCAAGAATAGCATCAACAGTTGCAGTCACCACAGATTTTTAAAAGCAAACCAATATAATTATTTTTGCAATCATAATCATTAACTATTTCCTATGCTATAGCAATTCGAGGTTAATTTGTATGTATATACAAATGCGGTATTAAAAATATTGTTTTTAGCAATATATCCTAGATGTACATCAATACTTTGTCTGTATGCATCTATTCATTTACAAATTCAACATCAATCACGTTCTAATTAATAATTTCTCAAGAAATTATTGGTTTATATATCCTAAATTTTGTAAAATAGCATAAAACTCATCATTTCAGTAAGCTTTTTGCTCTATAGCCACCAAACCAAAAATATCGACGTTGCTAATAAAATAATTAAATACCTGAGTCCAAACGGAAGATCTGTCGTGAGAAAATTAATTGTTTATTTTTATTAGGCATCACTAATTGATAAAGTATTCAGAGCTAATTTAGTGCTAAAGTAGCTTTTTAAAGCTATTGCTAAGAGCTAGTACTATAAATTACTCTTTTTTTCGGATTATGCTACTAATACTTTGTTTTGTATAGATTAAACCTAATAATGGCTTGATATTTTTTTCAAGTTCATTGCTGCTTTGTAGCAAATATTACAATAACGTCGAAAATAAGGTAACGAAACATCAACGTACAAGAATTATAGCTGGCGGCTAACGATTGCAGTCAAACTAATCTGAGTAACTATTTAGAAAATAAATACTCTGACTCCGGCAGAGCAATCTGCGATCGGAAAAATGCAGAAAAACTGTTCCCTCTAATCTTTGGTAAATGAGCATTCTTGAACCAAATTCACTTTTGTCAGTACCAACTGGTCAGTTACAAATTTCTGAATTGCCGCCTAGCACTGTCGGTGTAGATAGTTCGCCAATCTTTTTTTCTCTTGTAATTCCGACTTACAACGAAGCTGGAAATATCAAAGCCATCATCAGGATATTGAGTACCTTGCTAGATGAGTCGATCCCAGGAGAGTACGAACTGATTGTTGTAGACGATGATAGTCCTGATGGTACTTGGGAAGTTGCACAGTCTTTGATGTTGGAGTACCCTCAGTTGCGAGTGATGCGACGTCAGGATGAAAGAGGTCTTTCCTCAGCGGTGATTCGCGGTTGGCAGGTAGCGAGGGGAGATGTTTTAGGGGTAATTGATGGTGATTTGCAGCATCCACCCCACGTGCTGCTGCGACTTTTATATGCAATTCAAAAGGGAGCGGATTTGGCAGTTGCTAGCCGTCACGTCGAAGGTGGTGGAGTCAGTAGTTGGAGTTTCATTAGGCGTTTTTTGTCCCGTGGTGCTCAATTATTGGGATTGATTATTCTGCCAAATGTACTAGGCCGAGTTTCAGATCCAATGAGCGGTTATTTTATAGTACGTCGGAATTGCATAGTAAATGTTACCCTCAATCCCGTAGGATACAAAGTTCTGCTTGAGGTAATCGGGCGAGGCCAGGTAAAGCAAATAGCTGAAGTCGGTTATGTATTCTGCGAACGTAAAGAGGGTGAAAGCAAAGTCACATGGAAGCAATATCTAGATTACATCCACCACTTATTGCGATTGCGGCTTTCTACAGGATATATAGGAAGATTCAGCCAAAACTTCCCCATTGGCCGATTTATGCGCTTTGGCTTGGTGGGACTGAGTGGGGTATTTGTGGATATGGCGGTGCTTTATTTGCTCAGTGACCCGACTACATTAGGATTGCCCTTGACTCGCAGTAAAATTTTGGCTGGGGAAATTGCTATTTTCAATAATTTTTTGTGGAATGACGCTTGGACTTTTGCTGATGTTGCCATGCAACAGCGATCGTGGCGTCAGCGATTGAAGCGATTTTTGAAATTTAATCTTATTTGTCTGGCGGGGTTAGTATTAAATGTGCTGGTGTTGAATTTAGTATTTAATTTCATTATTCATAACCGCTACATCGCTAACCTCATCGCGATCGCCATTGCTACAATCTGGAACTTCTGGGTTAACCTCAAACTCAGTTGGCGTGTAACACAAGTGAAGTGAGTATATATCAGTTGTATGGTTGAGGGCTACCAAGAGGATCTTGCTTATATTCATGATGTTGGGTTTGGGGCTTTCTCAAGCGAATCCGCACCAGGTCTGCTAGAAATATTGCGCCAAAAAGGAATTGCAAAGGGTTTAGTTGTCGATTTAGGATGTGGCAGTGGCATATGGGCAAAAGCGCTCACCCAAGCTGGTTACGATGTTCTAGGGATAGATATATCTGATGCGTTTATAGACTTAGCAAAGAAAAAAGCACCAAAGGCTAATTTCCAAACAGCATCTTTTCTGAGAGTCCCAATCCCAGAATGCAATGCCGTAACATCAATAGGAGAATGCTTAAATTATCAATTTGATGAGCATGGGTTAGCAGAGATCCAAGAACTGTTCACGCGAATATACAAAACCTTAAAATCAGGCGGCGTGTTTATTTTCGATATTGCTGAACCGGGATATGTAAGTGGCACGAATCCACAAAAAACTTATTCCGAAGGGCAAGATTGGGCAATCCTTGTGGAAAAAGAAGAGGATAAGTCAACAAATCAATTAACTCGCAAAATGACAATCTTTCGTAAGATTGGAAATCTTTATCGAAGGAGTGAAGAAATACACCGCGTTCAATTATATAAAAGTTCGGAAGTTGCAAAAGAACTTCGGAAAGTTGGCTTTAAAGTAAGAATTATCCGTGGATACGGGGAATTTAGATTTAGAAACGCTCAAGTCGGATTTATAGCAACAAAAGCATAAACCCAGCATTGGCTTGGCAATTGTGGATTTGTAAGATGGTGACGTTTATTACCGAGAGAGAACGTCACAAGGATAAAGCGGTAATAATCCCAAGTAAGGCTTTCCACCAAACTCAGCGCTATCCCTTCGACAGATGATCTGGATGAATAGAATCACTAATATTTTTGGTGAATTATTAAAAATCTAGCTGGGGTGCGATGTTTTGGTGACAAGTCACTCCGCGTCTACATACTTTGTTTACTTCTGCCAAGTTAAGTAGTTTGGAGACTCTAAGTTATGCGTTGGGAATTCGGCCGTAGAAGCACCAATGTTGAGGACAGGCGCGGAACTCGAATTTCGGCTCCTGTAGTGGGAGGTGGCATTGGGGCAATCATTTTGTCACTGATTGTTGCTTTTTTGGGTGGCGATCCCAGTATAATCTGGGAGCAAACACAAACACCAAGCGATCGCCCCTACTCGGAGTCTCCTCAAACAGAACGTTCTGCCACAGAAGATACTATGGCTGATTTTGTTTCAGTAGTTCTGGCAGATACAGAAGATACTTGGCAAAGTCTATTTCGGCAAATGGGAAAGACCTATGTGGAACCCAAGTTAGTTCTTTATTCGGATGCCGTACAATCTGCCTGTGGGTTTGCGCGATCGGCTTCTGGCCCATTCTATTGCCCCGCCGATCAAAAAGTCTACATTGACTTAAGCTTTTATGAAGATTTGAAGAATCGGCATCAAGCACCAGGGGACTTTGCCCAAGCGTATGTGATTGCTCACGAGATTGGGCATCATGTTCAGAATCAAATGGGCATTCTCGGTCGGGTTAATACATTGCAGCGTCAAGTCGATCAAGTGGAAGCAAATCAACTTTCAGTCCGGCTGGAGTTACAGGCGGACTGTTTTGCTGGTATCTGGGCGCACCATGCCAATCGCTCGCGGCAGGTTCTGGAAGCAGGCGACATTGAAGAGGGGCTGAATGCTGCTAGTAGTATTGGAGACGATCGCTTGCAACGTCAGGCAAAAGGGTATGTTGTGCCAGAATCTTTTACACATGGTAGTTCAGCCCAGCGAGTCCGCTGGTTCAAACGAGGCATTCAAACAGGCGATCCTGCACAATGTAATACTTTTGCGAGCGCAAATCCTTAACAGTTAAAGGAAATTGGTATTAGACATCGCAGTATAGCAATGAAGCATCTTAATTTTGCACAATAGTCATTAGGATGCTTCACTTCATTTTTATGCTGCGATCGCTGTCATCTGCAAAGAATGCTGTTTCAGCATCTGGGCGATCGCATCTGTGGGGACAGGAGGACTGAAGTAGAACCCCTGCCCTTCGTGACATCCCCGCATTTGCAGGTATTCAAGTTGTTCTCGGGTTTCTACCCCCTCTGCTGTGATGTTCAACCGCAGACTCTTTGCTAGGGCAATAATGGCATCGGTGACAGCTGCGCTATCAGGATTTGATGTCACATCCTGCACAAATGAGCGATCGATCTTGAGCATGTCAACGTGAAAGCGCTTCAAGTAGTTTAGGGAAGAATAGCCTGTGCCGAAGTCATCCAAGGCCAGCAATATGCCTAGTTCTCGTAATTGTTCTAGGGTTCTAACGGAGCGCTCTATGTCAGTCACTAGAAAACTTTCAGTGACTTCCAGTTCTAAGTAAGACGCTTCCATTCCAGTCTCCTCAAGAATCTGGCTGACAACCTCCACTAGATTTGGTTGTTCAAATTGTCGAGCCGACAGATTCACCGACACGCGAATTGGAGGTAGTCCGGCAAGCTGCCAGGCACGGTTTTGAGTACAGGCTGTTCGCAAAACCCATTCACCGATTGGCACAATTAAACCATTGGCTTCTGCAATCGGAATAAACTTTGCTGGAGAAATCAACCCCCGTGTGGGATGCTGCCAGCGAACCAGTGCTTCAATTGCTGTCACTTGTTTGCTGTGTAAATCAATTAGAGGTTGGTAATAAACCAGCATTTCGTTGCGCTCAAGCGCCCTATGTAATTCATTTTCTAGCGTTAGTCGCTCCAGCAGCTGAGCATTAATCTCGGGCGAATAGAATTGGTATTGGCTACGTCCCTGCTGCTTTGCCTGGTACAGCGCTATATGTGCCTGTTGTAAAAGATCGTCGACATGATGGCGATCGCCCAAGTCATTAATTGTGATGCCAATGCTGGCTGTGATATGAATTGTGTTGCCTTCTAAACAGAAGGGTTTTGCCAGCGTACTCAGCACTAACTGAGATAGCTTGATCGCAGTCTCAAAAGAAAAAATGTCTGTTATGGCGATCGCAAATTCATCTCCACTCAAACGGGCAAGAATATCTGTTTGAGTTATGCAGGTTGTCAAACGTTGGGCAACTGCTCTTAACAACAAATTTGAAATCTTATGCTTTAATGCATGACTTATACCAGTGAAATCATCAATACTTAGCAAAAGGATAGCTACAAGCTGTTGATTATTCTGAGGTTTGGATTGGGTTTGATGGAGGCGATGGCGAAACAAATCCCGATTGGGTAATCCGGTCAGGTTATCGTAGTTGGTGATGTAGTGAATTAATTCATCTAATTTATGCAGAGTTTGTGAGGTATCTGCCATCAGCGTACCCGCTTCATCGACAAATTGTGTAGGTAGTTCGGGTAATGTTTTGGTCTTTAGATAGTCTTGCAATGCAGCAGATGTCAAAATCACCGGTGCAAGCAGGTAGTGTAGCGCATAGAGAGTGACTGCCGTACCCACTAAAGTAGCCAAAAGAGCAATCGTCAGAACTCGCACTGTCATCTGCAAAGAATAGGAGTTTGAAGTGACGAAACTCAAGAGTAAAGTTAGAAGTGGTACATGAGTACCTAAAAATGCCACCAACATGATTTTGGCGATGTAACTTTTTTTGAGTAATCCGAAATGAGCCAGAGATGAATACAGGTAAAGTTTTGGCTGGAATTGCATAGGTTGAGATGATGATTAAAAATTGGTTACTAAGTATCCGGCAAAAGGGTATTTTAAAATCACGAGCAAATGGAGTAAATTTCAGTGGCAAGAAATTTAATCTAAGGTTAGATATTATGCTTTTTTAAAAAAGTGTCTACGTAAAATTTACTTTAATATAGTTGGATAAATCTAACTCCAGTCTAAGTTTTACCAGCAAAAGAGTTTAAAGTAGATCCACTTAATTTTGTATAAATTTTATATTAATAAAATATTTACCGATCAACTGGGGTGAGTAAAGGCGATCGCTAGAATTAAAGTATCAAATATTAACCGGGCTTGCGTACACAAACCCGGTGATGCTTGACCATTAGGCTGAATTGATAATCGCAATCTCTTTTAATTAGGATGTGCTGTAAACTCTGCCAAATCAAGTAATAATGCTCACTTTTCCCGTATCCAAATCATAACGACCCCCGACAATTTTCAATTTGCCAGACTGCAACCGCTCATTTAAGAGCTTGGATAGCTTCAGCCTTTCAATTTGATAGTGCACATTTGCAATTACAGCATTCTCAACCGCGTCGCCTGACTGACCTTTGACCTTTGCCACGGCTGGCTTAATTGCCTTCACAAAACTACCAATCTCACCAAGCAGAGATTCTTGCTGTACAGCTGCGGTTACTGCTCCGCAGCGTTCATGACCTAGTACCATCAATACAGGAGTGCCTAAAAGAGCAACAGCATATTCAATACTGCCGATTGCTTCCCGCGTGGCAATATTGCCAGCAATACGAACATCAAAGATATCTCCTATACCTTGATCGAAAACAATTTCTGCTGGCACTCGCGAATCTGCACAACTCAGGATAGTTGCAAATGGATGTTGAGCTTGAGCAACTTCTTGCAAACGCGCCTGAGATTGATCGGGATATTGGGGTTTATGCTGGACAAATCGCTGATTTCCCTCCATCAGCTTTTGCAGCGCTGCATCGGGAGTAAGAGGTTGAGGAGTTGTTAGAGACAATTCGGCGGCTTGAACTTGTTCAACCTGCCAGAGTAAATCGCTGGCAGTTGCCATTATACTAAATGCCCCAATGGCTCCCAACTTTAGAAACTCACGACGTTCTATCAAACGCTTCATTGGGTTCATCATATTTTTACAGCGAGGCGATGCATTTTACAGAGCGAATCTCCATCACATCTGAGATGTAACAGGTTCCTCCAAACTTATTGAGTAGGGGTCTAATATTTTCTACAACAGGCTTGAGTTGTTCTGGTTGGCAGAACGCGATGATGTAAACATTATCAAGCATGGTCATGTCTAAATCTTCTGTCATTTCGCCTCGCAACCCTTTGCCAGCAACATTGCGAATCACGGCATGACCATGTACACCTGACTTGTCCAAACTATCTAAAATTTTGCCCAGTTCAAACGAGTTGGCGATAATTTCTATCTTTTTAACCAGGTGCATATTAATTACCTCCACAACAGGTTAATTCCGTACAGGTATAGAGGAATTCCTACTATAATATTGAACGGAAATGTCACTGCTAGAGCAGTAGAAACATACAGGCTGGGATTCGCTTCAGGAACGGTCAACCGCATAGCTGCTGGGACAGCAATGTAAGAGGCACTGGCACACAGCACAGCAAACAAAAGTGCATCTCCCTGAGGCATACCAATAAATCTGGCAATTAATAATCCAATGCCTGCATTGAGTACTGGAATCAGTATGGCAAATGAGATCAGAAAAATTCCGGTTTTTTGCAAGTCTTTAATTCTTCTAGCAGCGACCAGTCCCATATCCAGCAAAAAGAAGGTGAGAATGCCATAGAACAGTCCTTGAGTAAAGGGTTCTAAGACCTGCCACCCGTGTTCTCCCGTCAAGAAACCAATCAGGAGGCTACCAACCAGTAAAAAGACTGAACTATTTAAAAATGCCTCTTGCAATACTTCAGACCAGGCAAAGTCCCGCTTGCCATCGGTGGTGAATAGATTCACTAGGATCAGACCAACAATAATAGCTGGAGATTCCATCAGGGCAAGGGCTGCCACCATGTAGCCATCAAAAGCAATGCCAAGCTCAGTTAGAAAGGCACTCGCTGTGATGAATGTAACAGCGCTGATCGAGCCGTAGGTTGCCGCGATCGCCGCAGCATCGTAAGTATCTAGTTTCAGCCTGAGAATAAAAAAGGTGTAAATTGGGACAACACACGCCATCAACATCGCTGCTAAAAGCGTCAAAATTACTTCCTGTGTGATACCACTTTTGATCAGCTCTACCCCCCCCTTAAACCCAATGGCAAACAGCAGATAAAGCGAAAGGAGTTTGGGTACTGGTGCAGGAATTTCTAGATCGGACTTGACAAAAACAGCAGTCATGCCCAAGAAAAAAAACAAGACTGGCGGATTCAGGATGTTGGATACAATCAAACTGCCATCCATGTCCATCCCTCCTCATACGGATAAAACCGTAAATTAAACAAACTTTGCATTGCAGAAATTTATTATCATCATTGAATCATGATGTATCGTGTCCCGTTACCCAATGTCAATTGGGTGATGAAGCATTTCAACAACCATCAAAATCAAATATCCGTTGTTTTGAGTGCAACAGCAACCGCACTTTTACGTGACACCACAGCGATCTTATACAAACAAGCGATCGCCTTCTTTGTTCGTTTGTAAGAACGATAAAATATTGACAGAGTGGCAATGACACCGAACCTGTATGACAACAGCGCTTCCTCCGTCCCTCACCCTCGAAGAATTCCTCAAACTGCCAGAAACAAAGCCTGCGAGTGAATTTATTGACGGTCAAATTTACCAAAAACCCATGCCTCAAGGCAAACACTCCAGGCTGCAACTCAAGTTTTGTGATGCAGTCAATCAAGTTGCAGAAACACCGAAAATTGCCCTCGCTTTCCCAGAGTTGCGCTGTACTTTTGGGGGACGCTCTATTGTGCCTGATGCTACCGTATTCCTGTGGGAGCGAATACCATTTGATGATGATGGCGAAGTACCTAATACCTTTGATATTTGTCCAGACTGGACGGTAGAAATTCTCTCACCCGAACAGAGAGCTACTAAAGTTATTAGTAATATTTTGCACTGCCTTAGACATGGCACTCAGCTAGGATGGTTAATTGACCCAGATGAGCGGTTAATTTTAGCGTTTCTTCCAGGACAAGAACCTATCGAGTTAACTCTTAGCGATCGCAGCTTGCAATCGACCGTGAATCTTGGTAGGGAAAAGGGCTTGGTAGAGTTCGCTACCTAGTGCTTTGAGCAAGTCAGTATCTGTCTGTCTCTGCTCAATCAGTTTTAATGTCAGCTTAATTCTATTCATCTCCAACCGCAATTCGCCCCACTCGTCGCCTTGTTCTGAGGAAGCGCGAATTTTGCGATCGCCTGTAACCAATATTTGAAAATCGTGGTAATTCATAGTGGTTTGATTTTGGAATGATTGATCTCTCGCTTTGGACAATTCCTGTTGTAGTGGTGCAGTTCGGGGTTTAAGTTCCTGTTCTGTGGGCAAATTAACATCATCAATTAGCCTACGAACATCGACCATTTCATAGCTGTTCTCGCACTCAATCCGATATCGACCAGCTTTCAAACGCTTATACAAGTTTTCCAGAGGGTAGGAATAAGGTTCCAGACTTCCTGCACAGCTATTGCAGTTACAAGGAACAAGAGTTTGATATTGCAAACGTTCAAAAGACTTGTGGATTTTTTCGAGTTCGTGAGTGACGACTGTTAGCAATTCTTTCTTGCGGTGTCCGGCTACACGGACTTTAATTTCTTTTTGATTGTAGTGTTCAATGATTTCAGCACGAGTTTCGTCTTTGTTGAGAACAACGCCGCTTCTCCAAACGAGTTTTTGTTGTTCAATCCAAGGGTGTGTTTCAACAATGAAGCGGGTGAGAATACCCTTGGGCATAAACTCGTATTTGTAGCGCAAAATCAGGTTATTAGTTCCGTCCCAATTGTAGTCTGGTTGATTGATATTAAGTAGTTGGGGTGCAATATAGTTACCGGGACGATTAGGAATTGGGTAACAAAGTTTGAACCGCATCATTAGTTGCAGCAGTTCATCTCGCATGTCGGCATATTTGCTATCTTTCCAAATATCAGCGAGATCATTTTTGGTGAAACAGCCGAGATTTTTCTTGACGGTTTGATTGTCTAAAACTTTGTAGACGGCAGTTGTACCCCATTCAGGTTTAAGGATGACATAGTGTTTAAGCGTAGAATCGTCTTGGAAGTGCAGACAAACGCCGAGGTCGTGCAGATAGCGACTCAGCCGCAGCATATCTTTACGGTCAGTTAAATTATTAACTCGGCAAAGGTTCTCGTATTCGTAAAAGCTAATGTAGTTGCGGGAATCGTTTTCTAAAGCTGCTCTAACTCTCACCCAGAGTTTTGGTAGAGGTGTACCGACGTGGGGTAGTCTGCTGATGTAGTCTTGAATAGCTTGTTTAATTTCTGCTAACCCGCGATTAGTGGCTAAGTTAGTTGCCAGAACTTTCTCCAGATTAGTAAATTCTCCGCGCAATTGGCGATCGTTGACTTCACACTGACGGTCTTGTTTTTCGTTTTTAACGATCAGAACCGGACTATTATCACTAAGGAGTTCGACAACCTTAAGCCACCAGTAAAAGTCAGTGTTTTCTTTGCGAGTATCAGCGACTAAAGCATAGAGGGAACGTTCAGTGAGGAAAAACTGGTGGGTTTGATGGTAAATCTCTTGCCCGCCGAAGTCCCAGATATTGACGCGAAAGTCTTTGCCATTTGGTTGGGTGAAGTTCCATTGAATTACGTCAATGCCTTGGGTTGATTCCTCATCAGCCTGGAGTTCGTAAGTTTCGTCTTCTATTTTCTTGGCTAAAGAAGTTTTACCTGCTCCCCCTTCACCAACAATCAATAATTTTGCTTCGTAGAAGGGTTCAGTTTCGTTGGGATCTTGTACCCGAAAATAGAAATCGAGAATTTCATTCACATCGCCTGGATCTTTTGATAAATCCTTCGCTCCCAAAATCTCAGGTGGAATGGGGACTGGATTACTACGCAGATCCAGCTTTTTCAGATTTGGCAGTTGTCTAATTTCGCTTGGCAGAGTGCTGAGTTGATTGTCGCGGAGGTGGAGCGTTTGCAAGTTGACCAGTTGACCAATTTCGGTTGGCAGAGTGCTGAGTTGATTGTAGCTGAGGTGGAGCGATCGCAAGTTGACCAGTTGTCCAATCTCAGGCGGTAAAGCCGTCAACTCATTACCAGAGAGGTCGAGTTCCGTCACGCCCTCTGTTACTGCTTGTTCAATTACCTGTAGCAGTTCTGCCTCGGTCATGAGCAATTAAGTAGGTTAGCACAAATTAAAGTTAACTCGTGAAGACCGTCATTTGTCATTGGTAGGGGTTTCAGGTGTGTTACTTTTCATAACATAGTTATATTTATTTTCACCCACCTATATTGAAAATAAACCTCACCCCGTCCTATCGGACACCCCTCTCCTTAGCAAGGAGAGGGGAAGGGGTGAGGTTTTTCATTCTGGTGTACGCAGTTCATGATGGCTACTTGGCGTATGCTATTAGTGAAAGTACAGCACCATCAGCAATTCAAGGTGCGTTAGCCTACGGCATAACACACCCTACTTTTAATATTAATAGGTAGCGATCGCCACTGAGGAAGGCTATGTGTGATATGGCATTTGTCAAATTGTAAGTTGAAATTGAATTGTCGTTACCAACATCGATTCATCCACACAGAAGGCGATCGCGTTTGTCACAAACGTCTTGACGTTGTTTATTAACGTCGTTTCATCCACACAGAAGGCGATCGCGTTTGTCACAAACGTCTTGATGTTCTTTATTAACGTTGATTCAATCATAGAGAACACGATCGCGTTTATCACAAACGTCTTGATGTTCTTTATTAACGTGAAGACGTTCATCACAAACGCCGTGACAGACTTTTCAGGCGTTCTTTAAAATGCGGCTAAAAAGTAGATTGCATAAGCATATTATCTTCTGCCTTTTTGCACTAGTTTTTGACCAACTTTGATCAAACGCATCACTCGTTCCGCTGCGTAGGTTAAAAGGTCGGGTGTGTTGGCGATCGCTTCAGGTAGGGTACAGGGTTCTCTGAGAATCGTGGAAAAAGAGTCAATGCCATAGTCAAAATTCACTCGCGCATCCTTACCAATAGTGCCAGCGATCGCAATTACTGGTAGGTCATAGCGTTTAGCACGTTGTGCTACTTCCACAGGAATTTTGCCTCGCGGCGTTTGGAAATCTATACTCCCCTCAG
It encodes:
- the cofH gene encoding 7,8-didemethyl-8-hydroxy-5-deazariboflavin synthase subunit CofH; the protein is MVTATVDAILERALMGYDLSPEQGVTLLQQTDASLITAIRATADKLRQRQTGETVTYVINRNINFTNICEQHCSFCAFRRDEGEAGAYWLDWAQILEKAKDAVQRGATEICMQGGLNPAAKINGKSLPYYLKLVETIKQEFPQLHLHAFSPQEVQFIARVDGLSYAEVITALRDAGVDSMPGTAAEVLDDEVRRILCPEKIDAATWLEIVSTAHKSGLCTTSTMLSGHIETPEQQIWHLEKLRSLQQTAIHREYSARITEFILLPFVGQEAPKPLRRRVGRDQPVLADALLLTAVARIYLGNWIPNHQPSWVKLGLAGATEALNWGCNDIGGTLMEEHITTMAGAVGGTCMEVESLQNAIASLGRPYQQRDTLYQKVSG
- a CDS encoding glycosyltransferase, which encodes MSILEPNSLLSVPTGQLQISELPPSTVGVDSSPIFFSLVIPTYNEAGNIKAIIRILSTLLDESIPGEYELIVVDDDSPDGTWEVAQSLMLEYPQLRVMRRQDERGLSSAVIRGWQVARGDVLGVIDGDLQHPPHVLLRLLYAIQKGADLAVASRHVEGGGVSSWSFIRRFLSRGAQLLGLIILPNVLGRVSDPMSGYFIVRRNCIVNVTLNPVGYKVLLEVIGRGQVKQIAEVGYVFCERKEGESKVTWKQYLDYIHHLLRLRLSTGYIGRFSQNFPIGRFMRFGLVGLSGVFVDMAVLYLLSDPTTLGLPLTRSKILAGEIAIFNNFLWNDAWTFADVAMQQRSWRQRLKRFLKFNLICLAGLVLNVLVLNLVFNFIIHNRYIANLIAIAIATIWNFWVNLKLSWRVTQVK
- a CDS encoding class I SAM-dependent methyltransferase, which codes for MVEGYQEDLAYIHDVGFGAFSSESAPGLLEILRQKGIAKGLVVDLGCGSGIWAKALTQAGYDVLGIDISDAFIDLAKKKAPKANFQTASFLRVPIPECNAVTSIGECLNYQFDEHGLAEIQELFTRIYKTLKSGGVFIFDIAEPGYVSGTNPQKTYSEGQDWAILVEKEEDKSTNQLTRKMTIFRKIGNLYRRSEEIHRVQLYKSSEVAKELRKVGFKVRIIRGYGEFRFRNAQVGFIATKA
- the ypfJ gene encoding KPN_02809 family neutral zinc metallopeptidase yields the protein MRWEFGRRSTNVEDRRGTRISAPVVGGGIGAIILSLIVAFLGGDPSIIWEQTQTPSDRPYSESPQTERSATEDTMADFVSVVLADTEDTWQSLFRQMGKTYVEPKLVLYSDAVQSACGFARSASGPFYCPADQKVYIDLSFYEDLKNRHQAPGDFAQAYVIAHEIGHHVQNQMGILGRVNTLQRQVDQVEANQLSVRLELQADCFAGIWAHHANRSRQVLEAGDIEEGLNAASSIGDDRLQRQAKGYVVPESFTHGSSAQRVRWFKRGIQTGDPAQCNTFASANP
- a CDS encoding putative bifunctional diguanylate cyclase/phosphodiesterase, with translation MQFQPKLYLYSSLAHFGLLKKSYIAKIMLVAFLGTHVPLLTLLLSFVTSNSYSLQMTVRVLTIALLATLVGTAVTLYALHYLLAPVILTSAALQDYLKTKTLPELPTQFVDEAGTLMADTSQTLHKLDELIHYITNYDNLTGLPNRDLFRHRLHQTQSKPQNNQQLVAILLLSIDDFTGISHALKHKISNLLLRAVAQRLTTCITQTDILARLSGDEFAIAITDIFSFETAIKLSQLVLSTLAKPFCLEGNTIHITASIGITINDLGDRHHVDDLLQQAHIALYQAKQQGRSQYQFYSPEINAQLLERLTLENELHRALERNEMLVYYQPLIDLHSKQVTAIEALVRWQHPTRGLISPAKFIPIAEANGLIVPIGEWVLRTACTQNRAWQLAGLPPIRVSVNLSARQFEQPNLVEVVSQILEETGMEASYLELEVTESFLVTDIERSVRTLEQLRELGILLALDDFGTGYSSLNYLKRFHVDMLKIDRSFVQDVTSNPDSAAVTDAIIALAKSLRLNITAEGVETREQLEYLQMRGCHEGQGFYFSPPVPTDAIAQMLKQHSLQMTAIAA
- a CDS encoding carbonic anhydrase, which produces MNPMKRLIERREFLKLGAIGAFSIMATASDLLWQVEQVQAAELSLTTPQPLTPDAALQKLMEGNQRFVQHKPQYPDQSQARLQEVAQAQHPFATILSCADSRVPAEIVFDQGIGDIFDVRIAGNIATREAIGSIEYAVALLGTPVLMVLGHERCGAVTAAVQQESLLGEIGSFVKAIKPAVAKVKGQSGDAVENAVIANVHYQIERLKLSKLLNERLQSGKLKIVGGRYDLDTGKVSIIT
- a CDS encoding P-II family nitrogen regulator, with translation MHLVKKIEIIANSFELGKILDSLDKSGVHGHAVIRNVAGKGLRGEMTEDLDMTMLDNVYIIAFCQPEQLKPVVENIRPLLNKFGGTCYISDVMEIRSVKCIASL
- a CDS encoding sodium-dependent bicarbonate transport family permease, which encodes MDGSLIVSNILNPPVLFFFLGMTAVFVKSDLEIPAPVPKLLSLYLLFAIGFKGGVELIKSGITQEVILTLLAAMLMACVVPIYTFFILRLKLDTYDAAAIAATYGSISAVTFITASAFLTELGIAFDGYMVAALALMESPAIIVGLILVNLFTTDGKRDFAWSEVLQEAFLNSSVFLLVGSLLIGFLTGEHGWQVLEPFTQGLFYGILTFFLLDMGLVAARRIKDLQKTGIFLISFAILIPVLNAGIGLLIARFIGMPQGDALLFAVLCASASYIAVPAAMRLTVPEANPSLYVSTALAVTFPFNIIVGIPLYLYGINLLWR
- a CDS encoding Uma2 family endonuclease, producing the protein MTTALPPSLTLEEFLKLPETKPASEFIDGQIYQKPMPQGKHSRLQLKFCDAVNQVAETPKIALAFPELRCTFGGRSIVPDATVFLWERIPFDDDGEVPNTFDICPDWTVEILSPEQRATKVISNILHCLRHGTQLGWLIDPDERLILAFLPGQEPIELTLSDRSLQSTVNLGREKGLVEFAT